The Dietzia sp. ANT_WB102 region ACCGAGGAATGTGAGCCCGTCGGGGGCGATGGTCACCCCCAGTTCCTCGTCTACCTCGCGGACAGCGCACGCCACCGGCGACTCCCCGGCTTCCCACTTCCCGCCGGGCAGCATGTAACGCTCGGTTCCCGTCTTCCGCACTGTCACCACTGCCCCGTCGGGCCGGGTGAGCACCACGGCGGAAACCGAGATGACGCCGGCCCCAGAAGCCATATCGGAGTGATCCACGTTCCCGATCATGGCAGGCCACCGGATCCGGTGCCGACCGACGGCAGTGCAGCCCGACGCGGCGCTTTGCAGATCACTATGGTGGGGGTGGACGTCGTGACGGGCGCCACGGGCGACGCCCG contains the following coding sequences:
- a CDS encoding NUDIX domain-containing protein, producing the protein MDHSDMASGAGVISVSAVVLTRPDGAVVTVRKTGTERYMLPGGKWEAGESPVACAVREVDEELGVTIAPDGLTFLGRFETATANEPGFSLISEVFAAEVDGDQRPRAEIEEVRWVTMGEMAHIATLPEHSCAPWAPLLVRVARDCLE